The Branchiostoma lanceolatum isolate klBraLanc5 chromosome 10, klBraLanc5.hap2, whole genome shotgun sequence genome has a window encoding:
- the LOC136443515 gene encoding uncharacterized protein: MAIDIKLPRVNNCCCCCSLKCGVITIAVVFMVVNLFAGIWVIVARSLDDRQLSPFKITDLVLDAVLIILCIILLIGAIKGNYMFCMIWVFGTIILLTCMMILLIVASTLRASNRPETVHRLGFLWGGRAIECGVLVYGVIVVNSFAQTLRYTDGPLLPLPYRHVEEPVDVDI, from the exons ATGGCCATTGACATAAAGCTACCACGGGTGAACaactgctgctgttgttgttcgtTGAAGTGTGGAGTCATCACCATCGCTGTTGTCTTCATG GTGGTCAACTTATTTGCTGGAATTTGGGTGATTGTTGCTCGTTCATTGGACGATCGCCAACTAAGTC CCTTCAAGATTACAGATTTGGTCCTGGATGCAGTCTTGATCATTTTGTGCATCATCCTCCTCATTGGTGCCATCAAG GGAAACTACATGTTCTGCATGATTTGGGTATTCGGTACAATCATCCTCCTTACCTGCATGATGATCCTTCTTATCGTCGCTTCAACCTTGCGTGCTTCG AACAGACCAGAGACTGTGCACCGTCTAGGCTTTCTGTGGGGAGGCAGGGCTATTGAATGTGGCGTACTG GTCTACGGTGTTATCGTGGTGAACTCCTTCGCCCAGACCCTGCGTTACACCGACGGTCCCCTGCTCCCGCTGCCATACAGGCACGTGGAGGAACCTGTGGACGTGGACATCTAA
- the LOC136443514 gene encoding uncharacterized protein, which yields MAIDMSIPRVENCCCCCSLKCGVIALSIVFMVPTLANLALSFFVSGNVSLRVARLTNPSVFGFYGAELIEIGDTVCDVVLIILCVILLVGAIKGKYLLCRIWIFGTIIFVTIMFICAIAGSAHQGMNNPEIAHELGFLWASIAFEEGLLIYGVILVNSFAEGLREREAALPAYGHVEEPSEAF from the exons ATGGCTATTGATATGAGTATTCCGCGGGTGGAGAactgttgctgctgttgttcaCTCAAGTGTGGAGTCATCGCGCTCTCCATTGTGTtcatg gTGCCTACTTTGGCCAACCTTGCCCTGTCTTTCTTCGTTTCTGGCAATGTGAGTCTCAGGGTCGCCAGACTCACCAACCCTTCCGTTTTCGGTTTTTACGGAGCAGAAC TCATTGAAATTGGGGACACGGTATGTGACGTGGTGTTGATCATTCTGTGCGTCATCCTACTTGTCGGCGCAATCAAG GGAAAGTATCTGCTGTGTCGAATATGGATATTCGGCACGATTATCTTTGTGACCATCATGTTCATTTGTGCCATCGCCGGTTCTGCGCACCAGGGTATG AATAACCCTGAAATAGCACACGAGTTGGGGTTCCTGTGGGCCAGCATAGCTTTTGAAGAGGGCTTGTTG ATTTACGGTGTTATCCTGGTGAACTCGTTCGCGGAGGGTTTACGTGAAAGGGAGGCGGCTCTACCCGCATACGGTCATGTTGAAGAACCATCTGAGGCATTCTGA
- the LOC136443513 gene encoding uncharacterized protein, producing the protein MAIDMSIPRVENCCCCCSLKCGVIALAIVFMVPTLLNLVLSFFVGGSEMDLSAARLINPSVFGFYGAELIEIGDTICDVVLIILCVILLVGAIKGKYLLCRIWIIGTIVFVTIMFICAIAGSAHQGMNNPEIAHELGFLWASIAFEEGLLIYGVVLVNSFAEGLREREAALPAYGHVEEPSEPI; encoded by the exons ATGGCTATTGATATGAGTATTCCGCGGGTGGAgaactgctgctgctgttgttcaCTCAAGTGTGGAGTCATCGCGCTCGCCATTGTGTTCATG GTGCCTACGCTGCTCAACCTTGTCCTGTCTTTCTTCGTTGGTGGCAGTGAGATGGACTTAAGCGCCGCCAGACTCATTAATCCTTCCGTTTTCGGGTTTTACGGAGCAGAAC TCATTGAAATTGGGGACACGATATGTGACGTGGTGTTGATCATTTTGTGCGTCATCCTACTTGTCGGCGCCATCAAG GGAAAGTATCTGCTGTGTCGAATATGGATAATCGGCACGATTGTCTTTGTGACCATCATGTTCATTTGTGCCATCGCCGGTTCTGCGCACCAGGGTATG AATAACCCTGAAATAGCACACGAGTTGGGGTTCCTGTGGGCCAGCATAGCTTTCGAAGAGGGCTTGTTG ATTTACGGTGTTGTCCTGGTGAACTCGTTCGCGGAGGGTTTACGTGAAAGGGAGGCGGCTCTACCCGCATACGGTCATGTTGAAGAACCATCTGAGCCTATCTAG
- the LOC136443516 gene encoding uncharacterized protein: MAIDLSIPRVQNCCCCGSLKCGTIGIAVVFMIMNLLNVIGTLVAVAAFNEEGVNAFRIIDVLFDAILIILCIMLIVGAVKGNPLLCRIWIIGTIIFVSAMFILCIVGSSLIGLNNPEAAHVIGFFWFGIAVEEGLLIYGVIVVNSFVESLRHEDATLPPYSQVNESAAV, from the exons ATGGCCATCGATCTCAGCATACCGCGGGTACAgaactgctgctgctgcggtTCACTGAAGTGCGGCACCATCGGTATTGCTGTTGTATTCATG ATTATGAATCTTCTTAACGTCATCGGGACCCTTGTTGCAGTGGCAGCGTTTAACGAAGAGGGAGTGAATG CTTTCAGGATCATAGACGTTCTCTTCGACGCAATCTTGATCATCTTGTGCATCATGCTCATTGTCGGCGCCGTCAAG GGGAATCCTCTGTTGTGCCGTATTTGGATAATCGGCACAATTATCTTCGTCAGTGCCATGTTCATCCTTTGCATCGTCGGTTCATCTCTTATTGGTTTG AACAATCCTGAAGCGGCACATGTCATTGGGTTTTTCTGGTTCGGCATAGCTGTTGAAGAAGGGTTGTTg ATCTATGGTGTGATTGTGGTGAACTCGTTTGTAGAGAGCTTACGCCACGAAGACGCCACACTACCGCCATACTCACAAGTGAACGAGTCTGCTGCAGTCTAG